The following are encoded together in the uncultured Sphaerochaeta sp. genome:
- a CDS encoding TRAP transporter large permease, protein MVNLTTASILLIGSFLLFIFLRFPIAYSLGISSILTAMYLKMPVEIVAQNIVRGINAFSLMAVPFFIIAGDLMSSGGIATRLVKLADALVGWMRGGLAIVNIVASMFFGGISGSSAADTASLGPILIPMMNKQGYDNEFSTGITCASSVQGMLIPPSHNMVIYAMVAGSVSVGALFLAGFVPGMILGIALIIYSLIVSKKRNYPKGDRFHIKAAWKAFKEAVWGLITVLIVVVGVISGFFTATEAAGLSVLWAFFVTFFIYKEIPLKEFWTILGRSLKTVAMVMIIIGTSAAFGWLLAYLKVPEMVAGGILGVTQNPILVLLIINFILLIFGMLMDMAAIITITTPILLPIAVQVGMDPVHYGAMMVLNLGIGVLTPPVGTTLFIGSAISGLKIERLAKSMIPIYIVMIVTLLLITQFPAFTMTLPALLM, encoded by the coding sequence ATGGTCAATCTTACTACAGCATCTATCCTGCTTATCGGCAGTTTTTTGCTCTTTATTTTCTTGCGGTTTCCCATTGCTTACTCTTTGGGTATCTCCTCAATTCTTACGGCAATGTATCTTAAAATGCCAGTGGAAATTGTTGCCCAGAACATCGTTAGGGGTATCAATGCTTTCTCATTGATGGCAGTTCCTTTCTTTATCATCGCAGGCGACCTGATGAGCAGTGGCGGTATCGCAACACGGTTGGTTAAGCTTGCTGATGCTCTGGTCGGCTGGATGCGTGGGGGTTTGGCAATTGTTAATATTGTAGCATCCATGTTCTTCGGAGGCATTTCGGGCTCATCAGCTGCAGATACTGCATCCCTTGGCCCAATACTCATCCCTATGATGAACAAGCAAGGATATGACAATGAATTCTCAACTGGCATTACCTGTGCAAGTTCCGTACAAGGCATGCTGATTCCTCCCAGTCATAACATGGTCATCTATGCAATGGTTGCAGGAAGTGTTTCAGTTGGAGCGCTCTTCTTGGCAGGGTTTGTCCCAGGGATGATCCTTGGCATTGCCTTGATCATCTATAGCTTGATAGTTTCCAAGAAACGCAACTACCCAAAAGGGGATAGATTCCATATCAAGGCTGCCTGGAAAGCATTCAAGGAAGCTGTATGGGGACTTATCACCGTTCTTATCGTGGTAGTAGGTGTTATCAGTGGATTCTTCACTGCTACGGAAGCAGCAGGACTCTCTGTACTCTGGGCATTCTTTGTCACGTTTTTCATCTACAAGGAAATTCCCTTGAAGGAGTTCTGGACTATTCTGGGCCGCTCTCTCAAGACCGTTGCAATGGTTATGATTATCATCGGTACGTCGGCTGCCTTCGGTTGGCTTCTTGCATATCTGAAAGTACCCGAAATGGTGGCTGGAGGAATTCTGGGAGTTACTCAAAATCCAATACTGGTGTTGTTGATCATTAACTTCATTCTCCTTATCTTTGGGATGCTGATGGACATGGCGGCCATTATCACGATCACCACACCAATCCTGCTTCCTATCGCAGTACAAGTTGGAATGGATCCCGTTCACTATGGTGCAATGATGGTCCTGAACCTTGGTATTGGAGTTCTCACGCCTCCAGTAGGCACGACTCTATTCATTGGTTCAGCCATTTCAGGGCTCAAGATTGAACGTCTGGCAAAGAGCATGATCCCAATCTATATCGTTATGATTGTTACCTTACTTCTCATCACACAATTCCCTGCATTCACCATGACCCTTCCAGCGCTTCTTATGTAG
- a CDS encoding TRAP transporter substrate-binding protein, which translates to MKKMLPVLMILVLLGGALFAQGSNEKAEKAPSQIVLRYGDVNPLGHVLLDSAEYFADQVAELSEGRIKIEIYPSGQLGDDNEVYQAMQMGAVDLYRGNASSMSDFGKMQVTALALPYIFRDRDHFWSVCAGSLGDEILSDIQASGSRMVGLFYMDEGARNFFTTDAPVTKIEDLKNLKIRVQSSQLMLDTVSALGANPTPIDYAELYTALQTGVVDGAENPPASYFSNKFYEVAPYYVLDGHTFSPSIVLMSEIVWNRLSDADKDVLMKAGQLTEEYNRKAIEAADQKAYDNLREAGVEITNLTDPEKWSNAMDKVYAKHGADYIETINKVKAIN; encoded by the coding sequence ATGAAAAAAATGTTGCCTGTTCTTATGATTTTGGTTTTGCTCGGTGGAGCATTATTCGCACAAGGTTCTAATGAGAAGGCAGAAAAAGCTCCTTCCCAGATTGTACTTCGTTATGGTGATGTAAACCCACTTGGCCACGTCCTGCTTGACTCTGCTGAGTATTTTGCAGACCAGGTTGCTGAATTGAGTGAAGGAAGAATCAAGATTGAGATTTATCCTTCTGGACAGCTTGGTGATGACAACGAAGTATATCAGGCTATGCAGATGGGTGCTGTTGACCTGTACCGAGGGAATGCTTCTTCCATGAGTGACTTCGGCAAGATGCAGGTAACCGCTCTTGCACTCCCCTACATTTTCCGCGACCGCGACCACTTCTGGTCTGTATGTGCAGGATCCCTCGGGGATGAGATTCTCTCTGACATCCAGGCATCCGGTTCCCGAATGGTTGGTCTATTCTACATGGATGAGGGTGCACGTAACTTCTTCACCACTGATGCTCCTGTCACCAAGATTGAAGACCTGAAGAATCTCAAGATTCGTGTACAGAGTAGTCAGCTGATGCTCGACACTGTCTCTGCCCTGGGTGCAAACCCAACCCCGATCGATTATGCTGAGTTATACACCGCATTGCAGACTGGTGTTGTAGACGGTGCTGAGAACCCTCCTGCCAGCTACTTCTCCAACAAGTTCTATGAAGTGGCTCCCTACTATGTACTCGATGGTCACACCTTTAGCCCTTCCATCGTCTTGATGAGCGAAATCGTCTGGAATCGCTTGAGTGATGCTGATAAGGATGTACTGATGAAGGCTGGACAACTCACTGAGGAGTACAATCGCAAGGCTATCGAAGCTGCCGACCAGAAAGCATATGATAACCTGAGAGAGGCTGGTGTTGAAATCACAAACCTCACCGATCCTGAAAAGTGGTCCAACGCAATGGACAAGGTGTATGCAAAGCATGGTGCTGACTACATCGAGACCATCAACAAGGTCAAGGCTATCAACTAG
- a CDS encoding TRAP transporter small permease, which translates to MKKILETVFHYVEVVCKVLMIIQVIAVSIVVIGRQVFSKTPAWGEEITLFALVWVAMLGSVILLKNDGHISVTAFDQWLPKKVIRVLDLISYLFLMFFAVMMVFYGFKLIELTSRNVLPALQIKSSWLYASVPISSIGMILILIEKIYLLLRHKDPILS; encoded by the coding sequence ATGAAAAAGATTCTGGAAACAGTCTTTCACTATGTGGAGGTGGTCTGCAAGGTATTGATGATCATCCAGGTCATCGCTGTCTCTATCGTAGTTATTGGAAGACAGGTATTCAGCAAGACCCCCGCTTGGGGAGAAGAGATTACGCTCTTTGCCCTCGTTTGGGTTGCAATGTTGGGTTCAGTCATCCTGCTGAAGAATGATGGACATATCTCTGTTACCGCTTTTGACCAATGGCTCCCCAAAAAGGTTATACGGGTTTTGGATCTCATTTCATACCTATTCCTGATGTTCTTTGCCGTTATGATGGTTTTCTACGGTTTCAAATTGATAGAGCTGACCAGCCGTAATGTGTTGCCTGCATTACAAATAAAGTCCAGCTGGCTTTATGCCTCTGTCCCCATCTCCTCAATTGGCATGATCCTTATCTTGATTGAGAAGATCTATCTTCTCCTTCGTCACAAAGACCCAATACTCAGCTAA
- a CDS encoding histidine kinase yields MSIRNLRTEVVTVYIIIAILFMGTSLIDSYFDHHIVRRNGELLQNYEQINQAIVAYNHSSTSFRLYNRNKNLLHYEEYLKTYDEVVQLLTSLSEAFKESEQTVLYSRISLHMLQERHQLIEDYVNYKSNKATLSEDYEWITLMGNYITGFLGDLLSAYLERINQQHSEALNQFNTFQGIVNVLKIAFLLILAFILERIVHKSRQKMREASHVMQEIGKQNFEVEDIRPTSYDDINEFIITTNTMKREIHELIAQIETFSQQKIEHEQQKRLLAESRFKELQVQINPHFLFNTLSMIIRHIQSDDKQTSIQLVKETSSLLRSSLNNKMTIALDEELELLRSYLFIQQLLLQQRIDLVLDIRRGYGTTTAYVPPLVIQPIVENAVIHGLKDTRSGGLIDIQVVEKQDRFEVTVADNGIGMNPDLLASALQEKEGHVGLHSVYQRLYLLYQREDVMEVQSTPRKGTRVLLRLYKEVSLSTPSF; encoded by the coding sequence ATGAGCATACGCAACCTGAGAACAGAAGTTGTTACAGTATATATTATTATTGCAATCCTATTTATGGGCACCTCCCTCATTGACTCCTATTTTGATCATCATATTGTCCGAAGGAATGGAGAGTTGCTTCAGAATTACGAACAAATAAACCAAGCAATTGTTGCATACAACCACTCCAGCACATCATTCCGGCTTTATAACAGGAATAAGAATCTGCTTCACTATGAGGAATACCTAAAAACCTATGATGAGGTGGTTCAACTGCTCACCAGTCTCTCTGAAGCATTCAAGGAGAGTGAGCAAACAGTACTCTACTCACGTATCTCTCTGCATATGTTGCAAGAGCGACACCAGTTGATAGAGGACTACGTTAATTATAAAAGTAATAAGGCAACTCTCTCAGAGGACTATGAGTGGATTACGCTCATGGGAAACTACATCACCGGCTTTTTAGGAGATTTACTCTCTGCATATCTGGAAAGAATCAACCAACAGCACTCTGAAGCACTAAATCAGTTCAACACCTTCCAAGGCATCGTAAATGTACTGAAGATTGCCTTTTTGCTCATTCTAGCCTTTATACTCGAACGAATCGTGCATAAAAGCCGGCAAAAAATGCGGGAAGCAAGCCATGTAATGCAGGAGATCGGGAAACAGAATTTTGAGGTGGAAGATATAAGGCCTACCTCCTACGATGATATCAATGAGTTCATCATAACCACCAATACCATGAAACGGGAAATCCATGAGCTCATTGCCCAGATTGAAACGTTCAGCCAACAGAAAATTGAACACGAACAACAAAAGCGCCTTCTTGCTGAAAGCCGTTTCAAGGAGCTACAGGTCCAAATAAATCCTCATTTTCTGTTCAATACCCTGAGTATGATCATCCGACATATCCAATCTGATGATAAGCAGACCAGCATCCAGCTGGTCAAGGAAACCAGCTCATTGCTTCGTAGCAGTCTAAACAACAAGATGACCATCGCGCTCGACGAAGAGCTGGAACTCCTGCGATCCTATCTATTTATCCAACAACTCCTTTTACAACAGCGAATAGATCTGGTTCTTGATATTCGTCGAGGATATGGTACCACCACTGCCTATGTACCTCCTCTGGTAATTCAACCTATCGTAGAGAATGCAGTCATCCATGGATTAAAAGACACCCGTTCAGGCGGTTTGATAGATATCCAAGTGGTAGAAAAGCAGGATCGATTCGAGGTTACCGTCGCAGACAATGGCATTGGCATGAATCCTGACCTTCTCGCCTCTGCTTTGCAGGAGAAAGAAGGGCATGTTGGCTTGCACTCTGTCTATCAGCGTCTTTACCTGCTTTACCAACGTGAAGATGTCATGGAGGTCCAAAGCACACCCCGCAAAGGCACCCGAGTCTTACTGCGTCTTTACAAGGAGGTGTCATTATCTACACCCTCATTTTAG
- a CDS encoding BREX system ATP-binding domain-containing protein, which translates to MEMQTNMRATIAQLSQGEVPESDQLLNQLSVGIQFLTDFYQEKYLDEFIKAGGSKIKFITGRKGSGKTHTLHLLQSLAKQRKYVTVSISAKTLWLHDFREFYLEVLRQANIMDLLNHCSEKIIHAMGFESKDIDPGLTFLDFLAQQGLADGITRREMRNQLKEMFLDNPRMDNNFSLACSLLCGSLLGHPVLEETNKELLLAWMHGDKKIRMTLLRPLGLAPTRITKYNARNLLRSLAELVHLSGYAGLLVTVDNLEVLVDRSGMNPLHYTKMKREDTYESIRQLIDDIDTFNHFMVVYAFSGELLDNENAGLKSYQALWMRIQNEVRSKRVNKFTDIADLDAIALQEYSPSLLVEMSQKLAQLVQHINVQASPLDEEHAKQLITQAKLGGISLPRLVNQATLGFLAQQDTAEEEEHGLGL; encoded by the coding sequence ATGGAAATGCAGACCAATATGCGTGCAACCATTGCCCAGCTTTCTCAGGGAGAAGTCCCCGAAAGTGACCAATTGCTCAACCAACTTTCAGTTGGAATCCAATTTCTCACTGACTTTTATCAGGAGAAATATCTTGATGAGTTCATCAAGGCAGGTGGGAGCAAGATCAAGTTCATCACAGGAAGGAAGGGAAGTGGAAAGACCCACACCCTTCACCTCTTGCAGTCCCTTGCAAAGCAAAGGAAGTATGTAACGGTCAGCATTTCTGCAAAAACACTCTGGTTGCATGATTTCAGGGAGTTCTACCTTGAGGTGCTCCGACAAGCCAATATCATGGATTTGCTCAATCATTGCAGTGAGAAGATTATCCATGCAATGGGATTTGAGAGCAAAGACATTGACCCCGGTCTTACCTTCCTTGATTTTCTCGCCCAGCAAGGTCTAGCTGATGGAATAACCAGGCGGGAGATGCGTAACCAGTTAAAAGAGATGTTCCTCGATAATCCTAGGATGGATAATAACTTTTCTCTTGCTTGCAGTTTGCTCTGCGGTTCCTTGCTTGGTCATCCAGTATTGGAAGAAACAAACAAGGAGCTTTTGCTTGCCTGGATGCATGGAGACAAGAAGATTCGGATGACCCTACTCAGGCCATTGGGTTTGGCTCCTACCAGAATCACCAAGTATAATGCCCGCAATTTGCTGCGGAGTCTTGCTGAATTGGTGCATCTGAGTGGATACGCCGGGCTGTTGGTGACCGTTGACAATCTAGAGGTCCTGGTTGATAGATCAGGTATGAATCCGCTGCATTACACCAAGATGAAACGGGAAGATACATATGAAAGCATCCGCCAATTGATTGATGACATTGATACCTTCAACCATTTCATGGTGGTGTATGCGTTCTCGGGAGAGTTGCTCGATAATGAGAATGCTGGGTTGAAGTCATACCAAGCACTCTGGATGCGAATCCAGAATGAAGTACGTTCAAAGCGAGTGAACAAGTTTACTGATATTGCAGATCTCGATGCGATTGCACTCCAGGAGTATTCACCATCATTGTTGGTAGAGATGAGCCAGAAGCTTGCCCAGCTGGTACAACATATCAATGTACAAGCTTCCCCTTTGGATGAAGAGCATGCAAAACAATTAATAACGCAGGCTAAACTGGGGGGAATTTCACTTCCTCGTTTGGTCAATCAGGCGACGTTGGGATTCCTTGCCCAACAAGATACTGCTGAGGAGGAAGAACATGGCTTGGGGTTATGA
- a CDS encoding DEAD/DEAH box helicase, which yields MGLSLHAWQKKCIESWLERQGRGVAQVVTGAGKTILALYAAKALQEKLRKKIHIVIIVPKTFLVGQWKTAILDHHDDLGIQREDIGWVCGTHHQEHDKPVMIYVINSARYKLSYILHQQLSSKIPVMLIADECHHYASAENRKIFSFLETLDERQKKNYYSLGLSATPQGNGFEQILVPSLGPLFYTYGFSEAMIEGVINQVVIYNVALNMTDSQVAKYDELSARITTTLKKLNRLIPGLSKLKGSAFFIELQRLCLSETPFIAETATLLLTLFYQRRALVYEAPQRLSCAFDLIALLDSQSKIIIFGERISQSEALYARLKRHFPNKVAQYHSEMGETEKTLALRRYRTGEARILVSCKALDEGLDIPSADVGILLATTSEQRQRIQRLGRILRLQEGKGKASLFYLSLAHTIEDGELLDAGIDSIQEWYLQYTSHFIHPSYDELADTLLSTMEERNVSTRGIDALLNQGRVRNDWFEDPKVLQEMYEEARFPQEKQYYSLMRSLSLLRMKSQSIRLH from the coding sequence ATGGGCTTATCCCTTCATGCATGGCAAAAAAAGTGTATTGAATCCTGGCTGGAAAGACAGGGACGTGGTGTTGCGCAGGTAGTAACAGGAGCCGGCAAAACAATCCTTGCCCTGTATGCTGCAAAAGCCTTGCAGGAGAAGTTGAGAAAGAAGATACATATCGTCATCATCGTCCCAAAAACATTCTTGGTCGGACAGTGGAAAACAGCAATACTAGATCACCATGATGATTTAGGAATACAAAGGGAAGATATCGGGTGGGTCTGTGGAACACATCATCAGGAACATGACAAGCCTGTCATGATCTATGTTATCAACTCTGCACGATACAAGCTTTCTTACATTCTGCATCAACAACTCAGCAGCAAGATACCTGTAATGCTCATTGCAGATGAGTGCCATCACTATGCAAGTGCAGAGAACAGAAAGATATTTTCCTTTCTAGAAACGCTGGATGAGAGACAGAAGAAAAACTACTACTCACTAGGTCTTTCAGCAACACCACAAGGTAATGGTTTTGAGCAGATATTGGTTCCTTCCCTTGGACCACTCTTCTATACCTATGGATTCTCGGAGGCAATGATAGAGGGGGTGATCAACCAAGTTGTCATCTACAATGTTGCCTTGAATATGACCGATTCCCAGGTAGCAAAGTATGATGAGCTTTCAGCACGGATCACTACAACACTTAAAAAGCTCAATAGGTTGATACCTGGCCTCTCCAAACTTAAAGGCTCAGCATTTTTCATTGAACTACAACGACTTTGTCTGAGCGAGACTCCATTCATTGCTGAGACTGCAACACTGTTGCTCACGCTCTTCTATCAAAGAAGAGCACTTGTCTATGAAGCACCACAGAGACTGTCTTGTGCCTTTGACCTTATTGCTTTGCTTGACTCACAAAGCAAGATCATTATATTCGGGGAACGGATCAGTCAAAGTGAAGCTCTCTATGCCAGGCTGAAGCGACACTTCCCCAATAAGGTGGCACAGTATCATAGTGAGATGGGGGAGACGGAGAAAACCCTTGCACTACGTAGATATCGTACAGGGGAAGCCCGAATCCTTGTCTCTTGTAAGGCTTTGGATGAGGGACTCGATATACCCTCTGCAGATGTAGGCATTCTCCTTGCAACCACCTCTGAACAACGCCAACGCATACAACGGCTTGGCAGGATTCTCCGACTTCAGGAGGGCAAGGGAAAGGCAAGCCTGTTCTACCTCTCCCTAGCTCATACCATTGAAGATGGCGAGTTATTGGATGCTGGGATTGATTCAATACAAGAGTGGTATCTCCAGTACACCAGCCACTTCATCCATCCATCATATGATGAACTGGCAGATACATTACTCAGTACCATGGAAGAGAGAAACGTATCCACAAGAGGCATTGATGCACTTCTGAATCAGGGCAGAGTCCGTAATGATTGGTTTGAAGACCCAAAGGTATTGCAAGAAATGTATGAAGAGGCAAGATTCCCACAGGAAAAGCAATACTACTCCCTTATGCGCTCCCTCTCCCTGCTCAGGATGAAAAGTCAGAGCATCCGTCTTCATTGA
- a CDS encoding sugar-binding domain-containing protein, protein METIEVRITNLIKALRKRRHYSQAEVAEALAVPLRTYQSWEREYASNIANLERIGQLYGISLESLVCLAAGDDHNDLEKISFPSNDCVDAIFSGATEKHLASQYQHLFNSNLPLSEQIANCIRDAYFGRSMEGRIKQTERSKGLEQRVAAILELPLDHVRVVQTGAIQFQVLKEMILGYHGAAWLQEIAAHHDRFSVGISNGYTIARIMDHLERGEASNFQFFPLNFTMTPADFSITATSLISSFRYRNEGRCSRANPITEPEVYSAMQLADAVIMGIGTFRTEGLYSRMIRATLGSERLGEIIHGGAIGDLNYYLLNSDGEIIHVPDLVGEMGSEGHSALIKAVSLDVISNKANHGCKTIIAAAGAHKASQVSIAFKHKYANHLLIDSSLAEALLQ, encoded by the coding sequence ATGGAAACAATCGAAGTACGGATAACGAACCTCATCAAAGCACTGCGAAAGAGAAGACACTACTCACAAGCGGAAGTTGCTGAGGCATTGGCCGTTCCCCTGAGAACCTATCAGAGCTGGGAGCGGGAGTATGCAAGCAATATTGCAAATTTGGAACGTATCGGACAGTTGTATGGAATCTCATTGGAATCATTAGTCTGTCTGGCTGCAGGAGATGATCACAACGATTTGGAGAAGATCTCTTTTCCCAGCAACGATTGCGTTGATGCAATTTTCTCAGGTGCAACAGAGAAGCATCTGGCAAGTCAGTATCAGCATCTGTTCAATTCAAATTTACCGCTATCCGAACAGATAGCGAATTGTATCCGTGATGCATATTTTGGTAGGAGCATGGAAGGTAGGATCAAACAGACAGAACGTTCCAAGGGATTGGAACAACGAGTTGCCGCAATTCTGGAACTTCCTCTTGATCATGTACGGGTGGTGCAAACAGGGGCAATACAATTTCAAGTTCTGAAAGAGATGATTCTTGGCTACCATGGAGCAGCTTGGTTGCAGGAGATTGCTGCCCATCATGATCGGTTTTCTGTAGGAATCAGCAATGGCTATACCATTGCCAGGATCATGGACCATCTGGAGAGAGGAGAGGCTTCGAATTTTCAGTTCTTTCCCTTGAATTTTACCATGACCCCTGCTGATTTCTCTATTACTGCAACCTCTTTAATCTCTTCATTCAGATATAGGAATGAAGGACGATGTTCACGGGCAAATCCAATCACAGAGCCAGAAGTATATAGTGCAATGCAATTAGCTGATGCTGTGATTATGGGAATAGGGACATTCCGTACTGAAGGGCTTTATTCTCGGATGATCAGGGCAACGTTAGGCTCTGAGCGGCTGGGGGAAATCATACATGGGGGTGCTATTGGTGACTTGAACTACTATCTATTAAATAGTGATGGTGAGATCATACATGTCCCAGATCTTGTGGGAGAGATGGGGAGCGAAGGTCACTCTGCATTGATAAAGGCTGTCAGTTTGGATGTAATCAGCAATAAGGCAAACCATGGATGCAAGACCATCATTGCTGCAGCGGGTGCTCATAAGGCTTCCCAGGTATCCATAGCATTCAAGCATAAATACGCAAACCATCTGTTGATAGATAGTTCTCTTGCTGAAGCATTGTTGCAGTGA
- a CDS encoding response regulator has translation MERTYLSSFIQKNYPQDFQIIGEARDGSEVLELSEKIQADLYLLDIHMPKLDGLETAEQLRERQPHASILFITSYAEFSYVKKALQLGVVDYLLKPYDDAELQEAIEKILGTLNTQQSNIVLSKEEGKATELTFLKHHQFLDKILLDNENWHNPHALLLYQRGRLDAYKSVVLFPCSKAIASDKLLQIIKGIFCKRNLHALLSVRGEEVLLFLFGDRIRDFQELETSIQRTRSFLRDETGMEIFSGLSSFYTDTHSLLEAYEEAASFLLQIAPPSLASRFDENQKGYEQKYLREKQIVHAISARKDQELPALINEYLETENNKDSDRYLLFLIYMTRAEILGKEAEAERAFLCNLSSLEEIEGSTSQEFLHSVAFDVAQALGEGGSYHNVHLVRKTIRFIQQHYKDKITLQEIADTLEVSYSHLSKCFKRVAGTSFNTFLLETRMEEAIHLFSSTPLSIAEVGKQVGIDDPYYFSKSFKKYSGVSPREFVAMHALSRENS, from the coding sequence GTGGAGAGGACCTACCTAAGTTCGTTCATTCAGAAAAATTATCCCCAAGACTTCCAAATTATCGGAGAAGCTCGCGATGGTTCTGAAGTGTTGGAACTATCAGAGAAAATACAAGCTGACCTGTACCTATTGGATATCCATATGCCGAAACTCGATGGATTGGAAACAGCAGAACAACTGAGAGAACGACAGCCTCACGCTTCCATCCTCTTTATTACCAGCTATGCTGAGTTCTCCTATGTCAAGAAAGCCCTTCAGCTGGGTGTAGTCGATTATCTCCTCAAACCTTATGATGATGCAGAACTCCAAGAAGCCATAGAGAAAATTCTGGGCACTCTTAATACACAACAAAGCAACATCGTCCTGTCCAAAGAGGAAGGGAAGGCAACGGAACTTACCTTCTTAAAGCACCACCAATTCCTTGATAAAATTCTTCTGGACAATGAGAACTGGCATAATCCTCATGCACTCCTTTTATACCAACGAGGAAGACTGGATGCTTATAAATCAGTGGTCCTTTTTCCCTGTTCAAAAGCAATAGCATCTGACAAGCTGTTGCAGATTATCAAGGGTATCTTCTGTAAGCGAAACCTCCATGCACTGCTTAGTGTCAGGGGAGAAGAGGTTCTTCTCTTTCTCTTTGGGGATCGAATACGCGATTTCCAAGAATTGGAGACCAGCATCCAACGTACTCGCTCTTTTCTTCGCGACGAGACAGGAATGGAGATATTCTCTGGACTCTCGTCTTTCTATACAGATACCCATTCACTCCTTGAAGCATATGAAGAAGCTGCCTCCTTTCTCCTTCAGATTGCTCCTCCCTCCCTTGCCTCTCGCTTTGACGAAAACCAAAAAGGGTATGAGCAGAAGTACCTCCGGGAAAAACAAATAGTACATGCAATCTCAGCACGTAAAGATCAAGAACTTCCAGCTCTTATCAATGAGTACTTGGAGACAGAAAATAATAAAGATTCAGACCGCTACCTCCTGTTTCTCATATATATGACAAGAGCAGAAATTCTTGGAAAGGAAGCAGAAGCAGAGAGAGCTTTTCTCTGCAACCTCTCCTCTCTAGAAGAAATTGAGGGTTCAACTTCTCAAGAATTCCTTCATTCAGTTGCCTTTGATGTTGCGCAGGCATTAGGTGAAGGAGGATCATATCACAATGTCCATCTCGTAAGAAAAACAATTCGGTTTATCCAACAACACTATAAAGACAAAATCACATTGCAAGAGATTGCCGACACCCTGGAAGTCAGCTACAGCCATCTGAGCAAGTGTTTCAAGCGGGTTGCAGGAACCTCCTTCAATACCTTTCTCCTGGAAACCCGGATGGAAGAGGCAATTCACTTATTCAGCAGCACTCCATTATCCATCGCAGAAGTCGGGAAACAGGTTGGAATTGATGACCCCTACTATTTTAGCAAGAGTTTCAAGAAATATTCTGGTGTCAGTCCACGAGAATTTGTGGCAATGCATGCCTTGTCACGCGAGAACTCATGA